Genomic window (Bacillus pumilus):
ATTAAATATAGATGGACAGATTTGTTAAAGTTTCATATAAATTATAAACGCCCATATCGGAACGCTTTCACACGGAGAAGGAAAGCTGAATCAGATAAAAAAATCCTCACTTTTTTTGTGAGGATAATTGAGAGAGTAGATCTAGAGATAAGCTTGCAGCACGACTGTTCTCTTCTTGAATAGACAGGTACACTTCTTTCCTGTGAATATCAATGTGCTTAGGAGCCTCAATACCGATTTTCACTTGATCGCCTTCGATTGAAATTACCTTGATTTCAATATCATCGCCTATTTGAATCGACTGGTTTATTTTACGAGATAGAACTAACATGAGGATGCCACCTCTAACAAATGTTTTGTATGATAGGCTGAATCATGCAAAATCACTTGCTTGGCTTTCATGTTTTTCCGGTTCACAATAATAGGCGCTCTTAAATTGGCTGTCGTTTTTTCAATAGAAGATTCCATTGTTAAGATCACCATTACTTCCACGTCATTGGCATCTTCTACTCCCAAAATATCAACGACCGTTTCGTCCAGGTCGAATTCATATTGATTGAAAAATAAAAATGGACTGCTGACAATAAAGCCTAACTCTGCGTTTTTCAATGATTGAAGAACTAAAAATGGAGATTCTTCTGATAAAGGTAAAATGACAAACTGTTTTTGATCCAGAAATCCTGGTATTCCATTAGAGAAGTTAATAATTTGCTCCTCTTTAATTGTCACTTCGCCATGGTATTTTGTTTGAATGATCATAATTCACGACCTTTTTCATTTTTCTTAACTATACCTTATCACCATTTTGGCCTGTTTCGTCAACTTCTATTTTTAAATCTGGGTATTGTAACATATCAATATTGACCTTGCCTGGCTGGTAGTTAACAATTGGTTTATGAGGTGTTGCCTCTATAATAGCTTTTTGAGGCTCGACATCAATTTCAACCTCAGATGGCTGATAGTGAATTTTCACACTAAAGAATGAAGGAATCACGCCGATGTTGAATTGTTTAGCTGGAGGGCTGCCATTGATCTTGGCAAATTCAGCTATCGCACTCCCACCATTCTCGATCTTGATGAGTTCACTTCCTTCTTCTGCTCTTCTGCCCATTCCTTCTCCAACAGCACGTTTTCCTTCAGCAGCCCATTCCTCAGAACGTCTAAAAATCGACTTGATATCCATATCGGCAAATGCCTCAGATTGATCTATTGTTAGTTTTGATGGTGTCCTTTTGATACTCATGACAGCTCTAGGCTGCTGAATCTCAAGGTCCGCTCTTGGCTGCTCTACTTCTTGCCGGGAAGGAGTTGTCGACATTTGCAGCTTTGCATAGGTTTGCTGCATTAACAATCTAGGGATTTGCATATAGGTTCACCTCCATGATGCAAAAAAGCACCCGACGGATGCTTTTTATTATCTTAAGAAATCAACAAGTGTTGGCTGAATGACTTTAGCTGTTGTCGCTAGAGCAGCTCTATTCACCGTCTCTTGTTGAAGAAGATCAAGAATCGCTTTCTCACTTTCAACGTCTTCATTATCTGATTTAGCATTTTTCAATACTTCGAATTGTGAAGTCAAACGGCTGTCAACTAAGTCAATACGATTTGAACGAGCTCCTAGATCCGAGCGCTCGGCACTCATTACTTCTTTAAACGCATCGATACTTCCTAACGCATCATCAGAATTCGGGAACGTTCCATTTTTCAATGAGTTTTCTAAATCCGTTAGCATTTCGATCACATTTTGGCCGCTGGCAGACTGTCCACCAAACGCTGCGATTGGATTTGAGTTCACATTTAAAGTGATACCATCAGAAATGTTCGATTGAACAGTATCAGCATCTGTATAGTTTTCAAAGTTAAATGTAAACGTACCATCTGCGTTCTCGACAACTGGTTTGACATTTGTATTTGTTCCATTAAATACAAACTTACCTAACATCTGAGTGTTCATCGCATCAATGATTTGTTTTTTCATCTGACCAATTTCTACTCCGACAGCTGCTAAATCTTCGGGCTGCTTTGTCCCGTTAGCCGCATCAAGCACTTTATCACGTACATTTGACATGATATCAATGATTTCAGTAACACTTGTTTCAGAAGTATCAATCCAGTTTTGTGCTTCATTTAAGTTTTTTTGATATTGTTCATTTCTAAACATAGCAGTACTATATTGAAGGCTTTTTACTGCTGCAACAGGATCATCGGACGTTTTAGTGAAACGTTTTCCTGACTGTGCCTGCTCATTAATTTTAGAAAGCTTTTCATAACTTTTACTAATGTTGCGAAGTGAGTTTTGAGAAATCATACCTTGTGTGACTCGCATTAGTTAACCCTACCTTCCTACGACACCCATGCCGTTGATGACTTTATCCAATACTTCATCTTGTAATGTCATAATTCTCGCCGCTGCATTATATGCATGCTGGAATTGGATCATATTCGTCATTTCCTCATCAATGGAAACAGAACTCGTTGACATTCTCCGTTCATTGGCTGAATTAACAAGAGCTGCTGAACTGCTTTCGAGCGTCATATTCTTTTTCCCTTGTATTCCCATTTCAGCAATGACATTTTGATAGTAATCTTGAATCGTCGTTGTATTGCCGCCAATTGGTAACTTTAAGTCTTGTATATTTGCTAATTTCGTAGCATTCGAACCGTCACCTTGTGTTTGATTGAGAGACGCTGCAATATTATCTGTTGATGCTAAAATGACATCGCTCACTTTAATACGCGCTGCTAAGCCTTTATTCAATTCATTGTTATTCTCAATATCAAAGAAGTCTTGTCCACTTGTGCCATCTAACGTATATCCTTGCTTATGCACATCGTTAAAAGTATCCATGAATACTTGTGCTACTTCATCTAGCTCTGCTAGCATATCTGGATACATACCTTGTTCAGCACCATTTGACATGTAGCCATAAGCCTCCACAAGTGCTTTCACCTTACCATTCACTTGCAGCTGATCAGCTGCAATGGTTGTTGTTCCGAATTGAAGTGAGTTAACAAGTCCCGTCGTATTATCATAGGAAAGTTGCAACTCAGACTTTTCGTTCGTAATACCATTCAAAATCGTCCCAGCAGTTTGTCCATTTGCACCGATAATGTCGATGTTGACAGTTCCTTCAGCAATTTTAAGTGCATTACCGCCAGAAGGATTATAGCTCACCTTAATATCAACAAGTGAAGATAATTGATCCACCAAAGCATCACGCGTATCATAAAGATCGTTCGGAAGGTATCCATTTGGCTCAACGGTTGCAATCTGTTTGTTCACTTCATCTATTTGAGATAAAATAGTGTTCACATTTTTGGCTGTTGAATCAAGTTCTGTTTTTAAATTCTTTTGTATCGTTGTTAAAGAAGAATTAAGTAGACGGAATTGATCTACTAAAGCCTGTGCACTTGTTTTAACAACTGTACGCGCAGAAGCTGTATCAGCATTTTTTGATTCTGATAAGACCTGTAATGATTTCCAAAGGTTATCAAAAGCTCTGTTCAAGCCTTCATCCGTCAAATCATTCATAACCCCCTCCATTTGTGAAAGGGCATCAGACTTTGCTGAGTAGTAAGACAAGTTGTTGTTATGATCTCTGAATTGCAGATCTAAAAAGCTGTCTCTAATTCTTTCTACAGTTCCAACTTGGACACCTGTCCCCATTTGACCATACGTCTTGCCGTCATAAACTGAAATGACTGGATAAGGATTATCTGCTTTAAAGGTAACTCTTTGTCTTGAGTAGCCATCCGTATTTGCATTGGAGACGTTGTTTGATGTGACATAAAGCCCTGCACGTTGGGCTGTGATTCCTCTTTTTGCCGTTTCTAGTCCCATGAATGTAGAACCCATTGTTATCCTCCTTGTTTACGCCTTTGAATCAAACAAAGCCCTCTGCTGTTTAGGCTTTGAACTCTCAAGACCATTTTGTCCGTAATTCATATTTTCTTTGTTAGGGTTAACGAGATCGAATGTCAGTGAAATAAATTGAAGTGACTGCTGGATGAGCTGTTTGTTCAGTTCATTTACATCTTTCAGTTCCACCATGATGTCATTTAATTTGTCATATAACGAAATGAGCTCTTCTTGATCCGTACCTTCAGCCTTTTCGATACACGCGGTGATGGTTGGCGGTTGATCATTTTGCAAAAATTGAACTGTCGCTTCAATACGTTTTTCTTCTAATTGAGAAATGGCCTGAATATATTTTTGCTCTAAATTCAGAACCTCTGAAAGAGCATTAATCTCATTACTTTTCAGTATTTCTGTTTTATCCTTTGACAGCTCTAAAAGCTGTTCATGCAATCCATAGAGACGATGCAGCTCTTCAATAATTATTTTAACTGACATTCACGCTACTCCCTTTTGTTATTGTTGTTTATAAAAATTGAGCATTTTATCTGCTATGCCTTTTGTATCTACTTGATATGTTCCGGCTTCAATGCTTTTTTTAATTTGTTCTATTTTATCTTGACGTTCTTTCATAATACTCGGCACCTTTTGCATCTCGATTGCCTTTTTAGAAATTTCGACTTTATCAGTTGATTTTGCTTGATTTGATTGCAACGTTTGTTTCTCATATGTTTTCTTGTAAGGATTTACTGGTTGTGTTCCATATCGATTAATTTTCACGGGATTCCTCTCGCTTTCCGTTACAGTCTGTCTTGATTCTATCCATTTTATCGACCAAACTGCAACTTAGTTTAGGGAATCAGTCGTTTTTAGGATTAATGGCATAATAGGTGTCTTTTTTCCTAGATTCAATCTCCCTTTTACGCTCATCTTCTTGGTTCATTTGGCTGATTTGCGAATGAATATCCTGTTCACATT
Coding sequences:
- the csrA gene encoding carbon storage regulator CsrA, translating into MLVLSRKINQSIQIGDDIEIKVISIEGDQVKIGIEAPKHIDIHRKEVYLSIQEENSRAASLSLDLLSQLSSQKK
- the fliW gene encoding flagellar assembly protein FliW, whose amino-acid sequence is MIIQTKYHGEVTIKEEQIINFSNGIPGFLDQKQFVILPLSEESPFLVLQSLKNAELGFIVSSPFLFFNQYEFDLDETVVDILGVEDANDVEVMVILTMESSIEKTTANLRAPIIVNRKNMKAKQVILHDSAYHTKHLLEVASSC
- a CDS encoding DUF6470 family protein produces the protein MQIPRLLMQQTYAKLQMSTTPSRQEVEQPRADLEIQQPRAVMSIKRTPSKLTIDQSEAFADMDIKSIFRRSEEWAAEGKRAVGEGMGRRAEEGSELIKIENGGSAIAEFAKINGSPPAKQFNIGVIPSFFSVKIHYQPSEVEIDVEPQKAIIEATPHKPIVNYQPGKVNIDMLQYPDLKIEVDETGQNGDKV
- the flgL gene encoding flagellar hook-associated protein FlgL, which gives rise to MRVTQGMISQNSLRNISKSYEKLSKINEQAQSGKRFTKTSDDPVAAVKSLQYSTAMFRNEQYQKNLNEAQNWIDTSETSVTEIIDIMSNVRDKVLDAANGTKQPEDLAAVGVEIGQMKKQIIDAMNTQMLGKFVFNGTNTNVKPVVENADGTFTFNFENYTDADTVQSNISDGITLNVNSNPIAAFGGQSASGQNVIEMLTDLENSLKNGTFPNSDDALGSIDAFKEVMSAERSDLGARSNRIDLVDSRLTSQFEVLKNAKSDNEDVESEKAILDLLQQETVNRAALATTAKVIQPTLVDFLR
- the flgK gene encoding flagellar hook-associated protein FlgK; amino-acid sequence: MGSTFMGLETAKRGITAQRAGLYVTSNNVSNANTDGYSRQRVTFKADNPYPVISVYDGKTYGQMGTGVQVGTVERIRDSFLDLQFRDHNNNLSYYSAKSDALSQMEGVMNDLTDEGLNRAFDNLWKSLQVLSESKNADTASARTVVKTSAQALVDQFRLLNSSLTTIQKNLKTELDSTAKNVNTILSQIDEVNKQIATVEPNGYLPNDLYDTRDALVDQLSSLVDIKVSYNPSGGNALKIAEGTVNIDIIGANGQTAGTILNGITNEKSELQLSYDNTTGLVNSLQFGTTTIAADQLQVNGKVKALVEAYGYMSNGAEQGMYPDMLAELDEVAQVFMDTFNDVHKQGYTLDGTSGQDFFDIENNNELNKGLAARIKVSDVILASTDNIAASLNQTQGDGSNATKLANIQDLKLPIGGNTTTIQDYYQNVIAEMGIQGKKNMTLESSSAALVNSANERRMSTSSVSIDEEMTNMIQFQHAYNAAARIMTLQDEVLDKVINGMGVVGR
- a CDS encoding flagellar protein FlgN, whose protein sequence is MSVKIIIEELHRLYGLHEQLLELSKDKTEILKSNEINALSEVLNLEQKYIQAISQLEEKRIEATVQFLQNDQPPTITACIEKAEGTDQEELISLYDKLNDIMVELKDVNELNKQLIQQSLQFISLTFDLVNPNKENMNYGQNGLESSKPKQQRALFDSKA
- the flgM gene encoding flagellar biosynthesis anti-sigma factor FlgM; the encoded protein is MKINRYGTQPVNPYKKTYEKQTLQSNQAKSTDKVEISKKAIEMQKVPSIMKERQDKIEQIKKSIEAGTYQVDTKGIADKMLNFYKQQ